A part of Rhodohalobacter barkolensis genomic DNA contains:
- a CDS encoding DUF3078 domain-containing protein, whose amino-acid sequence MKKLSLLLLLLLSTTFTIQAQDVAIPDSLDGWDLSWVAGLNGSQAAYSNWSQGGINNLAFTGNSAYTAAYKKERFAYIFELNTRYGQTKIEGEGVRKTDDRLSVRNRFLYDLGADRQSDFKLFGNINFRTQFAKGYEYGEAPDGSDIFISEFMAPGYLSENAGLAYVPSDNFSLETGLGLQQTFVRNESLSTLYGLDEGDTFRNEAGLTFAVAYDRKLGTNLSLSSSLEMFTNLNTAISSTDVFVTNQFTGKINDFMNASLRLDFIYDDDYSKELQVAQVLSVGVSFILI is encoded by the coding sequence ATGAAGAAACTATCTCTGCTACTATTACTCCTTCTCTCTACAACTTTCACAATCCAGGCTCAGGACGTTGCCATCCCCGATTCTTTAGATGGATGGGATTTAAGCTGGGTTGCAGGATTAAACGGTTCTCAGGCTGCCTACTCAAACTGGTCGCAAGGTGGTATCAATAATCTTGCATTTACAGGAAACTCTGCTTACACCGCAGCATATAAGAAAGAACGATTCGCATACATATTTGAACTGAACACTCGTTATGGCCAAACTAAAATTGAAGGAGAAGGTGTTCGCAAAACAGACGATCGGCTTTCTGTTCGCAACCGGTTTTTATATGACCTGGGAGCAGACCGACAAAGCGACTTTAAATTATTTGGTAACATTAACTTTAGAACACAGTTTGCTAAAGGATATGAATATGGTGAAGCGCCCGACGGCAGCGACATCTTCATTTCTGAGTTCATGGCTCCCGGTTACTTGAGTGAAAATGCCGGTCTGGCTTATGTCCCTTCTGATAATTTTTCTCTTGAAACGGGTTTAGGTCTCCAGCAAACCTTTGTAAGGAATGAATCCCTTTCCACTCTTTATGGCCTGGACGAAGGCGATACCTTTAGAAATGAGGCCGGTTTAACCTTTGCCGTCGCATACGACAGAAAACTTGGGACTAACCTGAGCCTCTCTTCATCACTTGAGATGTTCACCAATTTGAATACAGCAATTAGCAGTACAGATGTTTTTGTGACAAATCAGTTTACCGGAAAAATCAATGATTTCATGAATGCCTCCCTTAGGCTGGACTTCATTTATGATGATGACTACTCCAAAGAGCTGCAGGTTGCACAGGTACTTTCCGTAGGAGTTTCATTTATTCTCATTTAA